The Rhinatrema bivittatum chromosome 4, aRhiBiv1.1, whole genome shotgun sequence genome window below encodes:
- the LOC115089542 gene encoding protein S100-A5-like isoform X2 — MPKFDAQTSTEKSIAILIKTFYKYSGKGGNLLCLEIKELKQLLRKEMPTLNSCLEGNSSFTQVLSTLNNNGKGEVDFKEFMAFIGNFAVAVDSSFVNLAQDEEN, encoded by the exons ATGCCCAAGTTTGATGCCCAAACTTCCACAGAAAAATCGATAGCTATTTTGATAAAGACATTCTATAAATATTCTGGCAAAGGAGGCAATCTACTCTGTTTGGAGATAAAGGAACTTAAGCAACTATTGAGAAAAGAAATGCCGACCTTAAATTCG TGCTTGGAGGGCAACAGCAGTTTCACTCAGGTCCTCAGCACTCTGAACAACAATGGAAAAGGAGAAGTTGACTTCAAAGAATTCATGGCATTTATTGGAAATTTTGCAGTTGCTGTGGATTCTTCATTTGTTAACCTTGCTCAGGATGAAGAGAATTAA